From Leptolyngbya sp. KIOST-1, one genomic window encodes:
- a CDS encoding ABC transporter ATP-binding protein translates to MGLPLRIPHPPIHPSTHPPIHPSTHPPIHPSTHPPTHPSTHPPIHPSTHPPTHPSTHPPTHPSTPHPPMSYPVIQVENLSKRYVLGRSQGEKYQSLRDTLSRGGRHLRQRLSPRRRRAAEPEEAFWALQDVSFEINQGDRVGIVGRNGAGKSTLLKILSRITEPTAGQIRMRGRVASLLEVGTGFHPELTGRENIFLNGAILGMGKAEIRRKFDEIVAFAEVERFLDTPVKRYSSGMYVRLAFAVAAHLEPEILIVDEVLAVGDAQFQNKCLGKMQDVAHSGRTVLFVSHNMAAVRQLCTSALYMQQGELLLAGSAEQVVSRYLNAAPVASSQLGQVSRHGISLVDMALQDAEGVRTQAPVFDRDYRLRLVFRAQQPMADAAVVVRIYDALGILISSICSPEEGIDPFPIQSMVEVTFNLDRLQLLPGQYRASVFMFRANDPETYLEAEDVFSFEVHPAIVHRAMAAYRPDHGIVRVSQSGTLVTY, encoded by the coding sequence ATGGGTCTGCCCCTACGCATTCCCCATCCACCCATCCACCCATCCACCCATCCACCCATCCACCCATCCACCCATCCACCCATCCACCCATCCACCCATCCACCCACCCACCCATCCACCCATCCACCCATCCACCCATCCACCCATCCACCCACCCACCCATCCACCCATCCACCCACCCACCCATCCACTCCCCATCCCCCCATGTCCTACCCCGTCATCCAAGTCGAAAACCTGAGCAAACGCTACGTCCTGGGCCGCTCCCAGGGGGAAAAGTACCAGTCGCTGCGGGACACCCTCAGCCGGGGTGGCCGCCACCTGCGGCAGCGGTTGTCGCCGCGCCGTCGCCGTGCCGCTGAGCCCGAGGAAGCCTTTTGGGCCTTGCAGGATGTGTCCTTTGAAATCAACCAGGGCGATCGCGTCGGCATTGTCGGGCGCAACGGCGCTGGCAAATCCACCCTGTTGAAAATCCTCAGCCGGATTACGGAACCCACGGCGGGGCAGATTCGCATGCGGGGCCGGGTGGCCAGTCTGCTGGAGGTGGGTACCGGCTTTCACCCCGAGCTGACCGGGCGGGAGAATATCTTTCTCAACGGGGCCATTCTGGGCATGGGCAAGGCCGAGATTCGCCGCAAGTTTGACGAGATTGTCGCCTTTGCCGAGGTGGAGCGGTTTCTCGATACTCCGGTCAAGCGCTACTCCTCAGGTATGTACGTGCGGCTGGCCTTTGCGGTAGCGGCCCACCTGGAGCCCGAAATTTTGATTGTGGATGAGGTGCTGGCGGTGGGCGATGCCCAGTTCCAGAACAAGTGCCTGGGCAAGATGCAGGATGTGGCCCACAGCGGTCGCACGGTGCTATTTGTCAGCCACAACATGGCGGCGGTGCGGCAGTTGTGCACCTCGGCTCTCTACATGCAGCAGGGCGAACTGCTGCTGGCGGGCAGCGCCGAGCAGGTGGTGAGCCGCTACCTGAATGCCGCTCCGGTGGCGAGCAGCCAGCTGGGGCAAGTGAGCCGCCACGGCATTTCGCTGGTGGATATGGCTTTGCAAGATGCCGAGGGCGTTCGCACCCAGGCTCCGGTGTTCGATCGCGACTACCGGCTGCGGCTGGTGTTTCGCGCCCAGCAGCCGATGGCCGATGCCGCCGTAGTCGTCCGCATCTATGACGCCCTGGGCATCTTGATTTCCAGCATTTGCAGCCCCGAGGAGGGGATTGATCCCTTCCCGATTCAGTCGATGGTGGAGGTCACCTTCAACCTGGATCGCTTGCAGCTGCTGCCCGGTCAGTATCGGGCCAGCGTCTTTATGTTTCGCGCCAACGACCCGGAAACCTACCTGGAAGCTGAGGATGTGTTCAGCTTTGAGGTGCATCCGGCCATTGTGCACCGGGCGATGGCGGCCTACCGCCCCGACCACGGCATTGTTCGCGTTTCCCAGTCCGGTACCCTCGTTACCTATTGA